The genomic interval TCGACGATGGCGGTGGTGAAGGTGTCGAACTGGATCATCACATAGAGGCCGTATTCGGCCAGCAGATGCAGGCCGATCAGCAGGCAGCCGCCATAGACCGCCACCCGCAGCTGCGGCAGCACCACGGTCAGGAACACCCGCCAGGGGCCGTGGCCGAGCGAGGCGGCGACATCCTCCATGGTCGGGTCGAGCCGGCGTAGCTGCGCCGCCACCGGCAGATAAAGGAACGGGGAATAGGCCAGGACCGAGACCAGGACGGCGGCGGCCAGACCATGCATGCCGGGCGCGACGGTCACCCAGGCATAGCTATGGACGAAGGCGGGAACCGCCAGCGGCGCCACCGCCAGCCAAGCCCAGAAGCGCCGTCCGGGCAGGTCGGAGCGTTCGGTCAGCCAGGCCAGCGTCACCGCCACCACGACCGACAGCGGCAGGGTCAGCAGGACCAGCAGCAGCGTGTTTCCCAGCAGCTCGCCGACCCGGCGGCGGAACACCAGCTCGACGACGGTATCCCAGCCCGTCTGGATGGTGACCCAGACCACGAAGGCGAGTGGCATGAGGGCGAGCGCCGCGACCAGGGAGGTGACGGCGAGCACCGGCAGCGGCGCACGCCCGGTCCTCCGCACGGCAATGAGGGACGCCGCGGCGGGAAAGGCGGTGCTGCCACCGTTGGGCGGGCCATCCGGCGGGTGCTGCGTATGTTGCGTGTTGAGAGTGATGACGGCGAACTCCGGAACCGGCCCCTGGTCCGCCCGGATGGACGGACCTCGACCGCCGTTGCCCGCGATCCGATGCCGCGGGCAACGGCAGCAGGGATTACAGCAGGCCGGCCGCAGTCATCAAGTCGGTGACGGCCTTATTGTTGAGGGCCTCCGGCTTGACCTTCGGCGCCTGGAGCTTGTCGAGCGGCTCCAGCCGCTGGTTGGAGGCGATGCCGCCGGCGACGGCATATTCGTAGGAGTCGCCGTCGCGCAGCACTTCCTGGCCGCCCTTGCCGGTCAGGAACTTCACGAAGGCCTCGGCCTCGCCCTTGTGTTTGCTCGACGCCAGGACGCCGGCGCCGGAGATGCTGACGAAGGCGCCGGGATCGCCGTTGCGGAAATAATGCAGGGCGACGTTCTTGCTGTTCTCGCCGCCGGTGCGGGCCTGATCGCCGATGTAATAGTAATGGTAGATCACAGCGCCTTCGACTTCGCCGGCATTCACCGCCTTCATGGCGACGCTGTTGCCGCGATAGGGCTTGGCGTTCTCCTTCATCGCCTTCAGCCAGGAGGCGGTGGCCGCCTCGCCCTTCAGCTGGAGGAGCGCGCCGACGATGGCCTGGAAGTCGGCGCCGGCCGGCGAGGCGGCCCACCGGCCCTTCCACTCGGGGTTGGCGAGGTCGAGCAGCGACTTAGGCAGCTTGTCCTGGGGCAGCTTGCCGGTGTTGTAGGCGAAGACGGTGGAGCGGGCGGCGATGCCGACCCAATGTCCGCTGGCCGGGCGGAAGTTTTCCGGCACGGGAGCCAGTGTCTCGGGGCTCAGCGTCGCGAAAAGGCCGGCATTGTCGACCAGGGCCATCGCCGGCGAATTCTCCGTCAGGAAAACGTCGGCGGGGGAGGCAGCCCCCTCCTGCACGATCTGGTTCCCCAGCTCCATGTCGCTGCCGTTGCGCACGGTCACCTTGATGCCGGTCTCGCGGGTGAAGCGCTCCACCCATTCCTTGGTCAGGCTGGCATGCTGGGCGTTGTACACCGTGATGCCGTCGGCACTCGGCGTGGTCTGGGCCGAGACGGAGCCGGTCAGGGCGACGGCCGGCAATGCGGCGAGAGCGGAGGCAAGGGCGAGCGAACGGACGAACCGGGAGCGGGAGATCTTCATTCCAACCTCTTCTGCGGGCAGGCACGGCCTGTCGGGCCATGCCACCCCCGCCTTTTAGTCCTTGCGCCAACTTGTTGCAACTTGTTCTCATTCGCGCGGGGCGGCCATGATTTTGCCCATCCTCGCCGTTCATGCCGGTTCAACCACCTTGACGCGCGCGTCATGCCTCCATACGCTTCCGCACCGTCGATACCGCTGGAATGCGGGTTGAACAGGGCTGGCAAATAAGACGCTGAAAAGCAAAGGAGGGCCGCTCGACCACAGGCGGCCCTCTTTCAATTTCCGGTTCCAACGATAAGGGGAGGGAGGAGCATGGCGGGCGCCAAGTTCCTGAAGTTCGACACGCAGAGCCTGCATGCGGGCCAGAAGCCCGATCCGGCCACCGGGGCGCGGGCGGTTCCGATCCATCTGACCTCCTCCTACGTCTTCAGCGACGTCGATCAGGCGGCGGCGCTGTTCAACCTGGAACGGCCCGGCCACATCTATTCCCGCATCTCCAACCCCACCGTCGCGGTGCTGGAAGAGCGGCTGGCGACGCTGGAAGGCGGGGTGGGGGCGGTCTGCACCGCCAGCGGGCAGGCGGCGCTGACGCTCGCCATCATGACGCTGATGGATGCGGGCGGGCACATCGTCGCCTCCTCCTCGATCTATGGCGGCAGCCGCAACCTGCTGGCCTACACGCTGCCGCGATTCGGCATCACCACCAGCTTCGTTCATCCGCGTGACCTCGACGGCATTCGTGCCGCGATCCGCCCCGAAACGCGGCTGGTCTTCGGCGAGGTGCTGGGCAATCCGGGGCTGGAGGTGCTGGACGTGCCGAAGGTGGCGGCCATCGCGCACGAGGCCGGCATCCCGCTGCTGATCGATTCGACCTTCACCACGCCCTATCTCTGCCGGCCGTTCGAGCATGGCGCCGATCTGGTCATGCATTCCTGCACCAAGTGGCTGGGCGGCCACGGCACCGCCATCGGCGGTGTGGTGATCGACGGCGGCCGTTTCGATTGGGAGGCGTCCGGCAAGTTCCCGACCCTGACCGAACCCTATGCCGGCTATCACGGCATCGATTTCGCCGAGGAATTCGGTCCCGCCGCCTTCATCGCCCGCGCCCGCGCCGAAGGCCTGCGCGATTTCGGCGCCTGCATGAGCCCGATGAACGCATTCCAGATTCTGCAGGGGGTGGAAACGCTGCCGTTGCGGATGAAGTGCCACATTCACAACACCCGCAAGATCGTCTGCTTCCTGGAAGGGGAACTGGCCGCCGAGAAGGGCGCCGTCGCCTGGGTCTCCTACCCCGAGCTGGTGGACCACCCCGACCATGCGCTGGCATCCCGGCTGCTGCCGCATGGTGCCGGCTCCATCATCTCCTTCGGCATCCGGGGAAATGGCGAGGATGGCGGCCGTGAGGCCGGGCGACGTTTCATCGAGTCGCTGACGCTGTTCTCGCACCTTGCCAATGTCGGCGACGCCAAGTCGCTGGTCATTCATCCCGCCAGCACCACCCATGCCCAGCTTGATGCTGCCGCACTCGCCGCCGCCGGGGTGGGGGAGGACATGATCCGCCTGTCCATCGGGCTGGAGGATTGCGACGACCTGATCGACGATCTGAAGCAGGCGCTGCGCGCCGCCACCAAGGGCTGAGGGCCGCGCCATGCAGCTGACCGTCAACGGGAACCCCGTCTTCGTCCACACCGGCGGCCGGGAGATCGATCCCGCGCGTCCCCCGGCCCGTCCCGCTGTCGTGCTGATCCACGGCGCCGGCATGGACCACAGCGTGTGGAGCCTGCAAAGCCGTTATCTCGCCCACCATGGCCGTTCGGTCCTGGCGGTCGACCTGCCGGGCCATGGCCGTTCCGGCGGTGAGCCGCTGGGCAGCATCGCCGCCATCGCCGACTGGCTGGTCGCTCTGCTCGACGCCGCCGGGCTGGAGCGCGCGGCGCTGATCGGCCATTCGATGGGCGCCCTGGTGGCGCTGGATGCAGCCGCCCGCCATGGTGGACGGGTGGAGGCGGTGGCATTGCTGGGCGTGGCGGAGCGGATGCCGGTCCATCCCGACCTGCTGGCCGCCGCCCATGCCGGCGAACAATCCGCCATCGAGATGGTGATCGGCTGGGGCCATGGTCCGCGCGGCCATGGCGGTGCCCAAGGTGGCGGCTGTCCGACGCCGGGTCTGGCCCTGATCCCCGGCGGGCGCCGGCTGATGGCTTCGGTCCGGCCGGGGGTGCTGGGTGTCGACCTTGCCGCCTGCAACGAGTACGGGCAGGGGGCCGAGGCAGCGGCGACGATCGCCTGTCCGGCGCTGTTCCTGCTGGGCGCGCTCGACAAGATGACTCCGGCAAAGGCCGGGCGGTCGCTGGCCGCCCGCGTCAAGGCGTCGCAGGTCGTCGTCCTGCCGCAGACCGGACACATGGTGATGACCGAGGCTCCCGACGCAGTTCTGGAGGCGCTGACATCTTTCCTGTCCCTGCGGCGCGGCTGAAGATTTCACTGTGGAAATTAATCCGCTTGGAGTCGGGTTTATCCTGACATGAACCATTAACGACGCTCGACTACCCTGATCGGCGGGGTTGTGGATAGCCCCGCCGTTCGTCGCAGGTCCGGGGGTGTCGTCTTGCAGAATGGCGCGTTTGGGGACATTGGGGCAGACGCCCTGTTGCAGGATCGCCGCGAGGTCGTCGCGGTTCTTTCGCCGGACGGGCGCGTGCGCCACATCAGCGAGTCCGTCGCCGATCTGTTGGGCCACAGGCCGGAGATGCTGACCGGCGCCTCCCTCGACAGTCATATCCATCCCGACGATGTGGAGGAGGTGCACCGCCGCCTCCATCTCCGCAGGAGTGCCCCCGCCGGCAGCAGCAGCCGCGCTGCGTTCCGTTTCCGCCATTCCGACGGCGGTTGGCGCTGGCTTGAGGTCACCACCCGCAACGAGATGGCCGATCCTGTCATCGGCGGGCTGGTGCTTAACATCCGCGACGTCAGCGACCACATCGCCCTGTCGGAACGGCTGCGAGCGAGCGAGGCGCGTTACCGCACCCTGGCGGAGGCGGTGCCGGTCGGCATCCTGCAGGCCGATGCCGGCGGACAGGTGTTGTTCGCCAATGCCCGGCTTGCCGGGATCACCGGGCTGGAGCCCGACCGGCTGCTCGGCGAGGGCTGGCTCGATGCCGTCCATCCGGAGGACCGGGCGCGGGTGGCGGCAGAGTGGCGGCTGGACCCGGACGGTGAGTCGGTGACGACCGATTTCCGTTTCCATGATCCCGACGGGTCGGGGGCCGACCGGCGGGTGTTGTGCCAGCGCATCCGCCTGGAGGATGGCGGCACAATCGCCACCATCACCGACGTCAGCGAATATGTGCATACCGCCAACGCTCTGCGCCTGTCGGAGGCGCGCAACGAGGCGATCCTGGACACTGCCGCCGAAGCGATCCTGATCATCGACGAGGCTGATGTGCTGATCAGCTTCAACCGTGCGGCGGAGGCGATGTTCGGTGTCGCCGCCGGGGAGTTGCTGTGGCGCCCGCTCGACCGCCTGATTCCGTTGTCCGACCTGCGCGAGGAGGGCGGTGTCCGGCTGGAGTTCGCACCTGGCCAGACCACCGCGCTGGTCGCCCGCGATCGCGCGGCGGAAGCGGAGCGTGCCGACGGCACGCGCTTTCCGGTCGAACTGTCGGTCAGCGCCAGCGAGGTGGAGGGGCGGCGGCTGTACACCGCCATTCTCCGCGACGTGACCGACCGTCGGCGGGCGGAAGCCGAGCTTCTGGCCGCCAAGGAGGCGGCAGAGGCCGGAAATCATGCGAAATCGACCTTCATCGCCGCCATGAGCCACGAGTTGCGCACCCCGCTGAATGCGGTGATCGGCTTTTCACAGCTGCTGGAGGCACAAGTCGGGACCGTTGCGGCGGACGGGCAGCGGAATGGCCGGCCGGACGACTGCGTCGGTGCGATCCGGCAGGCGGGCGAACAGCTTCTGGCGATCATCGACGACATCCTCGACATGGTGCGGATCGATGACGGCGGGCTGTCGCTGGCGGAAGGAACCGTGGACCTGTCCGCGCTGGTCGAACGGACCGTGGCGGACCTGCGCTTCCACGCCAATCGCCAGCGGGTGATGGTGGGGGTGGTGGTCGACGGCGACCTGCCGCCGCTTCGCGGCGACGAGCGACGCCTCGGCCAGGCGTTGGGGAACATCCTGTCGAACGCCATCAAGTTCAGTCATCCGGAAGCCGCCGTCGGTCTGACCGCCGGCCTTGCCGCCGATGGCTGGGTGGAGTTGTCGGTGCGCGACCAGGGCATCGGCATGCGGCCGGAGGATATCGAGAAGGCGCTTACCCCCTTCGCCCAGATCGATCAGGGCACCAACCGCCGTCACGAGGGCGTCGGTCTCGGCCTGCCGCTGGCGTTGCGTCTGGTGGAGGCACATGGCGGCACGCTGAGGCTGGACAGCGCGTTGGGGCAGGGCTGTACCGCCACCATCCGCCTGCCGCCGTCGCGCATCATGACCATCGCGGAATTGCTGGCGCTGATGTCCTGATCTGGTCTGTACCGTCCGGATGTGCCAGAAGCTGTCGCAGGATGTTCGCATCGAGCGGGCGGACGGCTTCGGAAAGGCAGGTGTGCGATGGCAGGGCAGAGCGGTATCCGGGACGCGGTGGTGCTGGTCAGCGGCGGGCTCGACTCGACGACGGTGCTCGCCATCGCCAAGGCCGAGGGCTATCGCGTCAATGCGCTCAGTTTCCGCTATGGCCAGCGCCATTCGGTGGAGCTGGAAGCGGCGCACCGGGTGGTCGCCGCCATGGGCGTCGAGCGGCATGTGATCGCCGACATCGACCTGCGCGCCTTCGGCGGCTCTGCCCTGACCGACAGCATCGCGGTGCCCAAGCACGACAGCGCCGCCGAGCTGGAGGCCGATCTGGGCGAGGGCATCCCGGTCACCTATGTCCCGGCGCGCAACACCGTCTTCCTGTCCTTCGCGCTGGCCTGGGCCGAAACGCTGGGCGCGTCCGATCTGTTCATCGGCGTCAACGCGCTGGATTACTCCGGCTATCCCGACTGCCGTCCCGAATACATCGCCGCCTTCGAGACGCTGGCCAACCTCGCCACCAAGGCGGGGGTGGAAGGCACCAGCCGGTTCAAGATCCATGCGCCGCTGATGACCATGGACAAGGCCGCGATCGTCCGTCGCGGCCTGGAACTGGGAGTCGACTACGGCCTGACCCACTCCTGCTACGACCCGACGCCGGAGGGGCTGTCCTGTGGGGCCTGCGACAGCTGCCTGCTGAGATTGAAGGGCTTTTCCGAGGTGGGAACGGCCGATCCAATTCGTTACGCTGCCGGAACCAAAGCGTAATGAAAGGGATCATTGCGGACCCGGTCTTGTTTTTCCTGTCTCATTTCCAGGGCATCTCGGCCCACAGGGTGCGGAACTCGCCATCCAGTTGCTTCAGTTCGGCGGCGAAGGTGTCCGGGCCGACGATGCGCAGCGGCTGGAAGGTCTCGCGCGCCTTGGCCTGGAATTCCGGGTCCATGGCGGCCTTGGTGATCGCCTCGATCAGGGTGCGGCGGATGTCCTGCGGCAGGCCTTTCGGCGCGCCGATGCCGCGCATCGACACCATGTCGATGGCATAGCCCTGCTCGCGGAAGGTCGGCAGGTCGGGCGCCATGTCCCAGCGTGACCGGCTCATCACCCCCAGCATCCGCACCGGGTCGCCGCCGGCGATCCCGCGCAGACCTTCGCCGAGATTCTGGTCGCAGATCTGGATGTGCTGGCCCAGCATCGCCCGGTAATTCTCCGCGCTGCCGGGGAAGGGGACGTGGATCAGCTTCGCGCCGGATTGCCGTTCCAGCAGAAGCATGGCGAGATGATCGTCCGATCCGATTCCGGTCGAGCCGACGGTGAGGGTGCGGGGATTGGTCTTGGCATGCTCGACCACGTCGGCGACCGAACGGAAGGGGCTGTCGGCGCGGACGGTCATCACGCCGGGGTCGTCGACGATGTTCACCAGCGGGTCGAGCCGGTCCAGGCCGTAGCGCGCCTGCCGTTCGATCGGGATCGTGACGAGGTTGGGCGTGTTGATGAAGCCGATGGTGTAGCCGTCGGGCGCCGCATCGGCGATGGCCGCGAAACCGATCTCCCCACCGGCGCCTGGGCGGTTCAGCACGATGATCCGCCCGCCACCGAGATAGCGTTCGATGTAGGGCGCCAGCATGCGGGCCGTCACGTCGGTGGAACCGCCGGCCCCATAGGCCACGATCATGGTGATCGGCTTCTCCGGATAGGCGGCCATCGCCGCCGGACCGCCAGCGGCGCTCAGGGCAATCGCCGCCAGCGCGGTGCCGAGAAGGGATGCGGCACGGCCGCCGGCCATGCGCAGAAATCGGGTCGCTGCTGTCATCATTCCGTCCGCTCCATCGGGCCAGCTCTCAGGATGCCGATCCAGACCATGGTGACGTCAAAGACCCGGGGTCGGCGATATTGCGTGCATTGATATAGCAGATGTGTACCGTGACGGGTAATATGCTGCGAGACTCCGTCAGGACTGTTTGAATTTTATCAATTTCGCCGAACGCTGGCGCGCGATACGGCGCAGAAGGCGCTCGACTACGATGCTATGCATGATGATAATGCAACCCATGGATTCGGGGTGCTGGAGGCTCGGACCGGCGGGCGCGCCCGGCCGGCCCGGTTCGGCAGGACCGCTCCGATCCGGGTTTCCCGCCCAACGGACTCGTCCCACGAAGCAAAGAATGCCGCAGCCGGTTCCTTCGCCGTCGCGTGCTTGAGAGAGCGGACATCCATCGAATGACAAACACCCTGAGATCGCCGCGGCCGGCCGCCATCCGGCTGAGATCGCCCCAGGACCTTGCGGCCGGGCTGCTGCTCGCCGCCATCGCGCTCGGCGGATTGTGGTTGGCGCGCAAGTGGGATGCCGGGTCGCTTGCCATGATGCAGGCAGGCTTCTTTCCGCAGCTCATCTGCTATCTGCTGTTGGCGTCGGGGCTTGCGACGATGCTGCGCGGCCTGACCACCGACGCGCCGGCTGCGCTCGGTTGGGCATGGCGGCCATCGGTTGCCATCACCGTCGCTGTGGTCGCCTTCGCCACCCTGCTCGACAAGCTGGGGCTGGTGCTCGCCATCCTGGCGTTGATCGGGATCGGCGGACTGGCCGGCCGGCCGCTGCGTCCCGGCCCCTTCACCGCGCTGTGGGCCACACTGGCCTCCGCATGCGTCGCCATCTTCTCCTGGGGGCTGGGCCTGCCGCTCCAGATCTGGCCATGATCGACGTGTTCGCCAATCTCTGGCTCGGGCTGGGCGTGTCGGTCGAGCCGATGAACCTGCTCTACTGCTTCATCGGCGCCCTGATCGGCACGCTGATCGGTGTTCTGCCTGGTTTGGGCCCGACGGCGACGGTGGCGCTGCTGCTGCCGATCACCTTCTACCTGCCGCCGGTCGGCGCGCTGATCATGCTGGCCGGCATCTTCTACGGTGCACAGTATGGCGGCTCGACCACCGCCATTCTGGTGAAGCTTCCGGGCGAGTCGTCCTCAGTGATGACCTGTCTGGACGGCAACGCCATGGCGCGCCAGGGTCGCGGCGGCGTGGCGCTGGCGACGGCGGCGCTTGCCTCGCTGTTCGCCGGCGTCGTCACCACGCTGGTGATCGCCGTCGCCGGCCCGCCGCTTGCCGGGGTGGCGCTGGCCTTCGGCCCGTCGGAGTATGTGGCGCTGATGCTGGTCGGCCTGATCGGCGCGGTGATCCTCGCCCACGGTTCCGTCGTCAAGGCTGTGGCGATGATCCTGATCGGGCTGTTGCTGTCGATGGTCGGCACCGACGTCAATTCCGGCCAGATGCGCTTCACCTTCGACATTCCTCAACTTTACGACGGGCTGGACTTCGTGCCGCTCGCCATGGGGCTGTTCGGTCTGGCCGACATCATCATCAATCTGGAGGAGACGGAGGGGCGCGGCATCGAACCGTCACCGATCCATCGGCTTTGGCCGACCTGGGCGGACTTCACGGAAGCCTGGCCGGCGGCGGTGCGCGGCACGGCGCTCGGCGCCTTCCTTGGCATCCTGCCGGGGGGCGGGGCGACGCTCAGCGCCTTTTCCTCCTATGCGCTGGAAAAGAAGGTGGCGCGCGATCCGGCTGCCTTCGGCAAGGGCGCCATCCAGGGCGTCGCCGGGCCGGAGGCCGCCAACAATGCCGGCGCCCAGGCCAGCTTCATCCCGATGCTCAGCCTCGGCATCCCGTCCAACGCGGTGATGGCGCTGATGATCGGCGCCATGATGATCCACGGCATCACGCCCGGCCCGCAGATCATGACCAAGCAGCCGGAGCTGTTCTGGGGCATGATCGCCAGCATGCTGGTCGGCAACATCATGCTGGTGGTTCTGAACCTGCCGTTGATCGGCATCTGGGTGCGGCTTCTGCGCGTGCCTTACGCCTATCTGTTCCCGGCCATCCTGGTCTTCTGCTGCATCGGCACCTACAGCCTGCGCAACGACGTCTTCGACGTGGTGATGATGGCCGGCTTCGGCCTGTTCGGCTACGTGCTGAAGAAGCTGGATTGCGAACCGGCGCCGCTGCTGCTGGGTTTCGTCCTCGGCCCGTTGCTGGAGGAGAATCTGAGCCGGGCGATGCTGCTGTCGCATGGCGACCTGACCATCTTCGTCTCGCGGCCGATCAGTGCCGGCCTGATGGCGGTTGCCGCCGGATTGCTGGCCCTGATCCTGCTGCCGGCCTTCCGCCGTCAGCGCGAGGTGGCTTTCAAGGAATAGGTGCCGGTCCTATCGAAGGAGTCCTGTGGCAATCCGCTGCAGGACTCGTTCCTTGCTCAACAATATAAAATTTGATACAAAAGCATATCGATTGTTTGGGATGACGGGGAGCGCATCATGGCCGCCACCGCCTGGATGGGACAGCGTCTGAACGCCCGTGCCGCGCAGGCCGTGCTGCGGGAACATCGCCGCGCCAACGCCCGCAAGCGTGGCTGGGCCCGTGACATCGCCCGGCTGATGCTGGTCGCTTCCGTCCTCGTCCTCGGCGTGCTTGCGGTGGAGATCGGGCGCAAGGCCGTCACCATCCTCGGTCACAATGCCGCCCAGCATTCCATCGAGATCACCGGCTGACGAGATCACCGGCTGACGCCATCGTCAGGGCAGGATCACCACATAGCGCTTGGTCGTTGTCTCAACCGCCGTCCAACTGCCTTGGAACCCCGGCTCGATGATGAAGCGGTCTCCCGCCTTCAGGTGCCATGACCGGCCGTCGTCATGGGCGACGATGCTTTCGCCCTCCAGGATCTCGCAATATTCCCACTCGTCATAGACGATGCGCCAGGAGCCGGGCGTTGACCGCCAGGTGCCTGCGAACCGTTTTCCATCGGGCGACTCGTAGCCGTTCCATGTGGTGAAGACCGGGGTTCCCGAGAGCATGCGATCGGCGGCCGGAGCGCCGGCCTCGGGCGTGATGCCGTCGAGGTCGGGCAGGGTAAACAGGGAAGCAGGCAGGGTCATCGTCAGAACTCCTCACCAATCCGCCAGCAGCGCCGGTAGATCACGGACCGACTCCAGCCGGCGGTAATGCTCGTCCGGCACCTCGGCCTCTTCATGCGCCCAGGTGATGGCATAGGGAATGTGGACGGCATGGGCGCCGGTCGCCAGAACCGGCAGGATATCGGAGCGGGCCGAGTTGCCGACCATCAGGAAGCGGGCCGGGTCGATGCCGTGGCGGGCCATCACCCGGCGATAGGTGGCCGGGTCCTTCTCGCTGACGATCTCCACCGCGTGGAACAGCTCCGACAGGCCGGAGCGGGCGATCTTGCTCTCCTGGTCGAACAGGTCGCCCTTGGTGATCAGCACCAGCCGGTGGCGGCGGGCCAGCGTTTCCACCACCTCCTGCACGCCGGGCAGCAACTCGACTGGATGCTCCAGCATCGCCTTGCCGAAGTCGATCAGGCTTTGCAGGTCGCGCGCCGGGACATGGCCGTCGGTGACGGCGATCGCCGTCTCGATCATCGACAGCACGAAGCCCTTGATGCCGTAGCCATAGACGCGGAGGTTCGCCCGTTCCGCTTCCAGCAGGCGGCGGTCTAGATCGGTCGGGTCGGCGGCATGGGCCAGCAGGGCGCGGAAGCGGTCCTGCGTCATCGAAAACAGCGATTCATTGTGCCAGAGCGTGTCATCGCCATCGAAGCCGATGGTCTCGAACTGCTGGCTGGCGGTGGGGAGGGTGCTGCTCATCAGCCTGTCCACTGGTCCGCAGGATTGATCCGTAAGTAAAACAATACATCACCCAAGTCGGTCTGCCTTGTCCAGGGGGTGTCTTCGCGAGGCTTCTTTATTGTCAGTGTAGCGAACCGTAAGTATCCACAATGACGATTTTGCCACAGATCGGTGACATTCCATGGCGAGTTCTTCGCTGCCTGCAAAGCGGGCATGTTGCCGAGAGGGGTGGCAACAGGGCTCGAAGGAGCGTAATTATATTTCCACACAAGGAGGACGTGATCGCCGACCGGCGGACCCTCCAAAACAAGACATCTCAGGAATCTCCATCATGGCAACCCTTCTGCATTCGGCCGAGACCGGCCACTCCACCACCACCTTCGGCCACATCGTCGAAGTCGCCTCGAACCTGCTGGGCCTGTGGCGCCAGCGCGTTGTGACCCGCCGCGAGCTGGGTTATCTGGACGACCGTATGCTGCAGGACATCGGCTTCAGCCGCCTGGACGCCGAGCGCGAGATGTCGAAGCCGTTCTGGCGCGAATGAGCGCCTGTACGCCGGCCGGCGAACGCACCGGAAAAGGCCGCTTCCGTTGATCGGAAGCGGCCTTTTTCTTTGTCCGTCAGTCGGTCATGCTGAAAAATTAGGCTGCACAAAAAACACCCTGCTGGAAAGGAAAAAGCCCGCCGCCGGGAGAACCGGCAGGCGGGCTTTTTCTTGACGGGCTGAAGAAGGAGCAGGGCGCTGCCCCGCCGCCATCCTCAGATGCAGTAATGCTTGAGCGGCTCGAAGCCGTTGAAGCAGACGGCCGAGTAGGTCGTGGTGTAGGCGCCGGTGGCATGGATGCGCACGCGGTCGCCGGCCTTCAGACCCATCGGCATCTTGTAGTCGGCACGCTCATACAGCACGTCGGCGCTGTCGCAGGTCGGGCCGGCCAGGATCACCGCTTCGCGGTCCTCATCCTCCTCATCGCCCAGCACCTCGATCGGGTACTGGATCGCCTCGTCCATCGTCTCGGCCAGGCCGCCGAACTTGCCGATGTCCAGATAGACCCAGCGCTTGGTGTCCTCGGCCGACTTGCGCGACACCAGGACCACTTCGCTCTCGATGATGCCGGCGCTGCCGACCATGCCGCGGCCGGGCTCGACGATGGTCTCCGGCAGGTGGTTGCCGAAGTGGGTGCGCAGCGAGTCGAAGATCGCCTGGCC from Azospirillum sp. TSH100 carries:
- a CDS encoding tripartite tricarboxylate transporter TctB family protein; its protein translation is MTNTLRSPRPAAIRLRSPQDLAAGLLLAAIALGGLWLARKWDAGSLAMMQAGFFPQLICYLLLASGLATMLRGLTTDAPAALGWAWRPSVAITVAVVAFATLLDKLGLVLAILALIGIGGLAGRPLRPGPFTALWATLASACVAIFSWGLGLPLQIWP
- a CDS encoding tripartite tricarboxylate transporter permease produces the protein MIDVFANLWLGLGVSVEPMNLLYCFIGALIGTLIGVLPGLGPTATVALLLPITFYLPPVGALIMLAGIFYGAQYGGSTTAILVKLPGESSSVMTCLDGNAMARQGRGGVALATAALASLFAGVVTTLVIAVAGPPLAGVALAFGPSEYVALMLVGLIGAVILAHGSVVKAVAMILIGLLLSMVGTDVNSGQMRFTFDIPQLYDGLDFVPLAMGLFGLADIIINLEETEGRGIEPSPIHRLWPTWADFTEAWPAAVRGTALGAFLGILPGGGATLSAFSSYALEKKVARDPAAFGKGAIQGVAGPEAANNAGAQASFIPMLSLGIPSNAVMALMIGAMMIHGITPGPQIMTKQPELFWGMIASMLVGNIMLVVLNLPLIGIWVRLLRVPYAYLFPAILVFCCIGTYSLRNDVFDVVMMAGFGLFGYVLKKLDCEPAPLLLGFVLGPLLEENLSRAMLLSHGDLTIFVSRPISAGLMAVAAGLLALILLPAFRRQREVAFKE
- a CDS encoding cupin domain-containing protein encodes the protein MTLPASLFTLPDLDGITPEAGAPAADRMLSGTPVFTTWNGYESPDGKRFAGTWRSTPGSWRIVYDEWEYCEILEGESIVAHDDGRSWHLKAGDRFIIEPGFQGSWTAVETTTKRYVVILP
- a CDS encoding HAD family hydrolase; protein product: MSSTLPTASQQFETIGFDGDDTLWHNESLFSMTQDRFRALLAHAADPTDLDRRLLEAERANLRVYGYGIKGFVLSMIETAIAVTDGHVPARDLQSLIDFGKAMLEHPVELLPGVQEVVETLARRHRLVLITKGDLFDQESKIARSGLSELFHAVEIVSEKDPATYRRVMARHGIDPARFLMVGNSARSDILPVLATGAHAVHIPYAITWAHEEAEVPDEHYRRLESVRDLPALLADW
- a CDS encoding DUF1127 domain-containing protein, with the protein product MATLLHSAETGHSTTTFGHIVEVASNLLGLWRQRVVTRRELGYLDDRMLQDIGFSRLDAEREMSKPFWRE